CCCGCTCCCGAGTCGTGTCACTGAAAGTCATCGGTCACATCCACCCATCACGGGGTCCAGCGAGGCGCCACCGGCGATCACGTCGGCGATCAGGCCGCCCTCGGCCATCGCCGGCAGGGCCTGGAGGTTGACGAAGCTCGGCTCCCGGTAGTGCACCCGGTAGGGGCGGGTGCCACCGTCGGAGACCGCGTGCACGCCCAGCTCGCCGCGGGGCGACTCGACGGCCACGTACACCTGGCCTGGGGGGACCCGGAAGCCCTCGGTGACGAGCTTGAAGTGGTGGATCAGCGACTCCATCGACTGACCCATGATCTTGGCGACGTGCTCCAGCGAGTTGCCCATGCCGTCGACGCCGATGGCGAGCTGCGCCGGCCAGGCGATCTTGCGGTCGGCGACCATCACCGGGCCCGGCTTCAACCGGTCGAGGGCCTGCTCGACCAGCTTCAGCGACTCCCGGATCTCGGCCAGCCGGACCAGGTAACGGCCCCAGACGTCGCCGTCGGTGTGCGTCGGCACGTCGAACTCGTACGTCTCGTAACCGCAGTACGGCATGGTCTTGCGCAGGTCCCAGCCGAGCCCGGCGGAACGCAGCACCGGGCCGGTCACCCCGAGCGAGACGCAGGCGGTCACGTCGAGCACCGCCACGTTCTTGGTCCGCTCGGTCCAGATCGGCTGTCCGGAGAGGAGGTTCTCGTACTCCTTGAGCTTCTTCGGCATCAGCGCCAGGAAGTCGCGGATCTTGCGGATCGCGTCCTCCGGCACGTCCTGCGCCACCCCGCCCGGCCGGACGTACGCGTGGTTCATCCGCAGGCCGGTGATGGTCTCGAAGATGTCGAGGATGTACTCCCGCTCGCGGAAGCCGTACAACATCATGTTGATCGCACCGAGCTCCATGCCGGTGGTGGCCAGCCAGACCAGGTGCGACGAGATCCGGTTCAGCTCCATCATCAGCACCCGGATGGTGGTGGCCCGCTCGGTCACCTCGTCGGTGATGCCGAGCAGCTTCTCCACCGCGAGCGCGTACGCCGTCTCGTTGAACAGCGGGGAGAGGTAGTCCATCCGGGTCACGAAGGTCGAGCCCTGGACCCAGTTGCGGTATTCGAGGTTCTTCTCGATGCCGGTGTGCAGGTAGCCGACGACGGAGCGGGCCTCCCGGACCGTCTCGCCCTCCAGCTCCAGGATCAGCCGGAGCACGCCGTGCGTGGACGGGTGCTGCGGACCCATGTTGACGACGATCCGCTCGTCGTTGATCGGGTCCGTGCCGGAGACGACCTGGTCCCAGTCCCCACCGGTGACGGTGAAGACCTTGCCCTCGGTCGTCTCGCGCTCGGTCGCGTAGTTCGAGGTGGTCACTGGTAAGACCTCCGGCGGTCCGGCGGGGGAATCTCCGCACCCTTGTACTCGACGGGGATGCCGCCGAGCGGGTAGTCCTTGCGCTGCGGGTGCCCCTCCCAGTCGTCCGGCATCAGGATCCGGGTCAGGTTGGGGTGGCCGTCGAAGACGACGCCGAACATGTCGTACGCCTCCCGCTCCTGCCAGTCGGCGGTCGGGTAGACGGCGGTGACGCTCGGCAGGTGCGGGTCCTCGGTGGAGACCGCGGCCTCCAGCCGGACCCGACGCCGGTAGGTCATCGAGGTGAGCTGGTAGACCACGTGCAGCCGGCGGCCGTCCGCGCCCAGGTAGTCCACGCCGGACACCGAGGAGCAGAGCTCGAAGCGGAGCGCCAGGTCGTCCCGCATCACCTGGCAGACCTCGGCGATCCGCTCCGGACGCACGTGCAGGGTCAGCTCGCCCCGGTCGACCACGACCTTCTCGATCGCGTCGCCGAAGGCCGGGTACGCCTCCTCCAGCGCGTCCCGGACCTCGTCGAAGTAGCTCCCGTACGGCCGGGGGGCCTCCTCGATCGGGGTGCGCTGGCGGACCAGGCCGCCGAAGCCGGAGACGTCGCCGCTGCCCTGGTTGCCGAACATGCCCCGGCCAGCCGGGCTGGACGGCGGGTACTCCGCGGGGGCGGCGCTGCTGGCACCGGCCGGGGTCACCGGTACCGGCACCCCGCCGTCGTTCTGCCTGTCGTTGGGCGCGGTCATTTCGGTCCCTGCTGGGTGTGGAGGTGGTTCTGGGCCTTCATCCAGTTCTCGATCCGCAGCTGCTCCTCGCGCCCCTCGCGGACGGCCTTCGTCCACTCGGCACGCCGGGCCTTGTCGTTGCGGTACGACGACGGCATCGAGCCGTAGGGCACGACGGGCACGTCACCGCGCTCCTTGCGGGCCTCCAGCATCTTGCGGCCGTTCGGGCCCAGCGGCTCGTACATGATCTTCTCGCGGAGCTTGAGCACCGCGTCGATGAGCATCTCGGGCCGGGGCGGGCAGCCGGGAAGGTACATGTCCACCGGCACGACGTGGTCGACGCCCTGCACGATGGCGTAGTTGTTGAACATGCCGCCGCTGCTGGCGCAGACCCCCATCGAGATGACCCAGCGGGGCTCGGCCATCTGGTCGTAGATCTGGCGCAGGACCGGGGCCATCTTCTGGCTCACCCGGCCGGCCACGATCATCAGGTCCGCCTGTCGCGGCGAGGCCCGGAACACCTCCATGCCCCAGCGGCCCATGTCGTAGTGCGGACCACCGGCGGCCATCATCTCGATGGCACAGCAGGCCAGGCCGAAGGTGGCGCCCCAGACGGACGACTTCCGCGACCAGTTGACCAGCTTCTCCACGGAGGTGAGCAGGACGCCGGCCGGGAGCTTCTCCTCGATGCCCATCTGACGTACCTCCCTCAGTCCCAGTCCAGGCCGCCGCGCCGCCAGACGTAGGCGTATGCGACGAAGACCGCGACGATGAACATGACCATCTCCACGAAGCCGAAGATCGGCAGGGCGTCGAAGGAGACGGCCCAGGGGTAGAGGAAGATGATCTCGATGTCGAAGACGATGAAGAGCATCGCCGTCAGGTAGAACTTGACCGGGAACCGGCCGCCGCCCACGGGCTGCGGGCTCGGCTCGATGCCGCACTCGTACGCCTCGAGCTTGGCCTTGTTGAAGCGCCGGGGACCGGCGAAGCGGGCGGCGGCCACGGAGAACAGCGAGAACCCCGCGGCGAGGGCGAACAGCCCGATGATCGGTGCGTAAGGCGAGAGCGACATCTTTTCTCCTGCTCGTCCTTCCCCTGCCCGTGCTACTTGGCGAAAATCACACTATTCACGTCCCTCGTGACGTCCGTCAGCGGGGGTCGATCTCTGTCCGCGCCCGGGGCCGTCGCCGACCCCGGGACACGGTTGTCCTAGACGGCCGGCGCCACCTTGGTCATCGCGTTGATGACCCGGTCCATCGCGTCCCCACCACGGGGGTCGGTCAGGTTGGCCAGCAGCTTGAGCACGAAGCGCATCAGCGCCGGGTGCGGCATGCCGTGCTTGGTGGCGATGCGCATGATCTCCGGACGGCCGATCAGCTTCACGAAGACGCCGCCGAGCCGGTAGTAGCCGCCGAAGCGGGCCTTCAGCTCCTGCGGGTACGCCATCAGGGCCCGCTCCCGCTCCGCGCCGGCCGGCCGGGCGAGCGCCTGGACCGCGACCTCCGCGGCCAGCTCGCCGGACTCCATCGCGTACGCGATGCCCTCGCCGTTGAACGGGTTGACCATGCCGCCGGAGTCGCCGACCAGCAGCACCCCGCGGGTGTAGTGCGGGACCCGGTTGAAGCCCATCGGCAGCGCCGCGCCGAGGATCGGCCCCTCGGCGTTGGTCTCGTCGGTCAGCCCCCAGTCCTCGGGGGTGTTGGCCAGCCAGTCGGTGAGCAGCCGCCGGTAGTTGGTCTTGCCGAACGCCGACGACGAGTTGAGGATGCCGAGGCCGGCGTTCACCCGCCCGTCGCCGAGCCCGAAGATCCAGCCGTAGCCCGGCAGCAGCGTGTCGCTGCCCTTGCCGCGCAGCTCCAGCCACGACTCCAGGTAGTTGTCGTCGTGCTTCGCGGGCGAGCGGTAGTAGCGCCGGACGGCCACGCCGATCGGCCGGTCCTCCCGCTTGGCCAGCCCGAGGGAGAGCGGGAACCGACCGGAGACGCCGTCCGCGGCGACCACCAGCGGGGCGTGGAAGGTGGCGGGCTCCTTGTCCGGGCCGACCTCGGCGGTCACGCCGATCACCCGGTCGTCCGCGTCCAGCACCGGGCCGACGACGGTCACGCCGGTGCGCAGCTTCGCCCCGGCGGAGACCGCCCGCTGGGCGAGCAGGTCGTCGAAGTCGAGCCGGGTGCGGACCAGACCGTAGTTGGGGAAGCTCGCCAGGTCGGGCCAGTCGAGTTCGAGGCGTACCCCGCCGCCGATCACCCGCAGCCCCTTGTTGTGCAACCAGCCGGCCTCGGGCGAGGTGTCCACGCCCATCCGGATGAGCTGCCGTACGGCGCGCGGGGTCAACCCGTCGCCGCAGACCTTCTCCCTGGGGAACTCGGTCTTCTCCAGCAACAGCACGCGTACGCCGTGCCGCGCCAGGTGGTACGCGGTCGCCGATCCTCCGGGACCGGCGCCCACGACGATCACGTCGGCGTCGTTCTCCACCGCGGTCATCTGCGCCTCCTCCCGCATGCTCGTGAAATGCTTCACAAGCCGATCGGGTTGGAGTCTATGACCGGCGTTACACCAGTAGGCGGTGAGGGGTACCTAACTTCACGGAAACCTGCCGGTCGAACTGCCCGGACAGCTCAGGGGTGGGCCGGACTGGCCCGGTCGAGCCCCGCGTCGGCCCGGATCGCCTCGGGCAGGTGCTCGCGGAGCGCGCCGCCGGCCACCCGGTCCAGCGCCGCCAGCACCTCGGCCACCACCTGACGGACGTCGGCGGGATCCGCCCCGGCCAGCTCCCTGAGCTGGGCCACGAGTTCGGCGGCGTCGTCGTCGCCGGCCACCCCGCCGGCCGCCTGGTCTGGTGCCGTCATGCGGGCGAGCCTACGGGTCGAAATGGCGTGAAACCGGCAATTCACGAAACCGCGTCGCCGGTCGTCGCGGCTGCCCGACCCGGGTGGTCAGTCCCGGGTCGCCCGGTGCAGCGCCACGACCCCACCGGTGAGGTTGCGCCAGGCCACCCGACCCCAGCCGGCCGCGCCGATCCGCGCGGCGAGCGCCGGCTGGTCCGGCCAGGCCCGGATCGACTCGGCCAGATAGACGTACGCGTCGGGGTTGCTGGAGACCGTGCGGGCCACCGCCGGCAGGGACCGCATCAGGTACGACAGGTAGACCGTGCGGAAGGCCGGGTTCACCGGCGTGCTGAACTCGCAGACCACCAGCCGGCCACCGGGCCGGGTGACCCGGGCCAGTTCACGCAGCGCCGCGTCGGTGTCGTTGACGTTGCGCAGCGCGAAGGAGATGGTCACCGCGTCGAAGCTGGCGTCGGCGAAGGGCAGCCGCAGCGCGTCGCCGGCCAGCAGCGGCACCCGGGGACGGGTCCGCTTGCCGGCGTGCAGCATGCCGAGCGACAGGTCGGCACCCACCGCGTACGCCCCGGAGTGGGCCAGCTCCTCGGTCGACACACCGGTGCCCGCGCCCACGTCCAGCACCCGCTCGCCGGGGCGGAGGCCGAGCGCCGCCCGGGTGGCCCGCCGCCAGGAGCGGTCCTGGCCGAAGGAGAGGACGGTGTTGGTCAGGTCGTAGCGGGCGGCCACGCCGTCGAACATCGCGGCGACCTCGTGCGGGGACTTGTCCAGGCCGGCGCGCTGGCCCTGCGGGGTACGGCTCACCCCTCCACTCTGCCAGCCGCCCCCGGACACAGTCGGGGCGGGATGGTCACCCATCCCGCCCCGGCTGCCGTGCGTTATGTGAACGGCCCTCCTGGGCCGATGGAGGACGACCGTCAGGCGGTCGGCTTCTCGTCGCCCGGGGTCACCAGGACCACCCGGCGACGGCGGGCCACCATGAACATGGCGCCACCCGCGGCGAGCACGGCCACGCCGACGCCACCGAGCAGACCGGCCTTGGCACCGGTCACCGGCAGGCCGCCGTCGTCGTTGCCGCCACCGCCGCCCGCGCCACCCTCGGCCGCGACGACGACAGCGTAACCGTCGGTGTTGTCGCTGGCGTCGAGGTCACCGGCCTGGACCGGGGTCATGTTCTCCGGCAGGTTCTTGATCTCGGTCGACTGCGGGGCGACGCCCTTGGCCGGCAGGATCGGCTCGACCTCGACGGTGCCACCGGAGAGCGCGCCGGCCTTGACGTCCTTGGCCACCGTCAGCAGGTGGTAGAAGCGACCACCGGAGACGATGTTGTCGCCGTCCTTCTCGTCCTGGTCCTGCGGGACGAACGGGGCGTCGGCGTAGGTGCAGACCAGCGAGGTCTTGTCCGCGTTGTACTCGCAGTCGTCCTCGGCCTCGGTGAAGGTCACGCCCTTGGGCAGCTTGACCGAGATCTTCAGACCGGCGGTGGCCTTGTCACCCTGGTTCCACGCGGTGTAGACGAGCTGCGCGGTGTCGCCCGCGTGCAGGTCACCGGCGGCCTGGATCTTGCCGTTCTTGACCGTGACCGCCGTCTTCACGTCGTCGGCGAGGACGACCAGGTCGGCGCCGCTCTCCTTGGTGAACTCCAGGGTGGCGGCCTTGGTGTTGTTGTCCTTGTTGGTGTCGTCCTTGGAGACGATGCTGAAGCTCACCGGGGCGCTGTACGCCTTGTCCAGCGTGCCGGCCAGCTTGAACAGGACGACGGGCAGGTCGATCGTCTCACCGGCGCCCGGCAGGCCGTCCTTCGTGGCGTAGCAGGTCCACGCGACCGGCTTCGCCTCGGTGCCCTCCAGCTCGCAGCCGTCCGTGACGGCCGGGTACGCGACCACCTTGGAGAAGTCCACCTTGGAGACGTCCGCGCGGACGGCCAGCTCGGACGGGGTGTTCTCGCCCTTGTTGGTCACCTTCGCGAAGGCGAGCTTGCCCTGGGCGCCGTCGGCGACCCGGGTGCCCACCACGTCGAGCGAGAGGTCCGTCTCGGTGCCGGCGGCCTGGGCCGGCGTGCCGAGCGCGGTGAACGCACCGGAGGCGAGCAGCGCGGCAGCGCCGAGCCGCACCAGCGGCCGGTTACGGAAGATCATGGAAGAAGTCCCCCCGTGGGGTGAAGGAAACGTACGAGCGGGCACGTTAGCGGCCGACGATCACCCTCGCCACCCCCGCGCCGATCCTTCACCACCTGCGCGGCTAAGCGTCACTTAAGGAATGCCCGAATTGATGGTTCTTGTTGCGCGCGAGCCGTGACGCGGCTCGGCCGAACGGGCAGCCGAAAGCGGCCGTTCGGTGGATCGTCCCGGTCAGCGGGACGGTCACCGACCGTGCAGAAGGGTGTCGCAGGCCGTGCCGAGCAGGTCAGTTGACCTCGACGAGGGGCAGCGACTTCCCGGCCCCGCCGCCCGGCAGGGCGATCGAGGAGAAGTGCGAGACCACCCGGTCGTCGCTCGGGTCGTCAGCCGGCGTCCAGTGCACGGCGAGCCGGTTGTAGAGGGTGTCGCGCTGCGCCGGGATCCGGTCGGCGGTGCGGATCATCTCGATCAGCTCGTGCAGGTTGGACCGGTGCCGGGCGCCTGCGGAGGAGATGACGTTCTCCTCCAGCATGATCGAGCCGAGGTCGTCCACGCCCATGTGCAGCGCGACCTGGCCGACGTCCTTGCCGGTGGTGAGCCAGGACGCCTGCAGGTGCGGCACCGTCTCGAAGAAGAGCCGGGCGACCGCCACCAGCCGCAGGTATTCCAGGGTGGTGGCCTGGGTGCGGCCCTTGAGGTGGTTGTTCTCCGGCTGGTAGGTCCACGGGATGAAGGCCCGGAAACCACCGGTGCGATCCTGCACGTCGCGGATCATCCGCAGGTGCTCGATCCGCTCGGCGTTGGTCTCGCCGGTGCCCATCATCATCGTGGCCGTCGACTCCAGGCCCTGCCGGTGGGCCAGCTCCATCACCTCGAGCCAGCGCGCGCCCGACTCCTTCAGGGGCGCGATCGCCTTGCGCGGCCGGTCGGGCAGCATCTCCGCGCCGGCGCCGGCGATCGAATCCAGCCCGGCCACCTTGATCCGGGCGATCGCCTCGTCCAGGCTGACGCCCGAGACCTTGGCCATGTGCAGGATCTCGCTCGGCCCGATGGAGTGGATGGCCAGCTGCGGGTACGCCTTCTTGACCGAGGAGAAGAGCTCCTCGTAGTACTCCACGCCGTAGTCGGGGTGGTGGCCGCCCTGGAGCATGACCTGGGTGGCGCCCAGCTCGACCGCCTCGCCGCAGCGCCGCAGGATCTCCTCGGTCGGGTGGGTCCACCCTTCCTTGTGCTTGGGCGCGCGATAGAAGGCGCAGAACTTGCACGCCGTCACGCAGACGTTCGTGTAGTTGATGTTGCGGTCGATCAGGTACGTGACGATGTTGTCCGGGTAGCGGCGTCGACGTACCGCGTCCGCCGCCTCGCCCAGCGCGTGGAAGGGCGCCTCGGTGTAGAGCAGCAGGGCCTCCTCGGGCGTGATCCGCCCGCCGTCCGCGCCACGCTGCAGGATGTCGTCGATCTCCCGGCTCACCGTCACGCCTCCGAGCCTACGTCGCCCGTCGGGACCGGGCGAAGAGCGGCCACCCGATGTGACGTCTCTGGCGCGACGGCGGCCGTGCTGGGCACCGTCCGTCACGATGGTGGTCGCACGGATAGTGCGGCCTTCCACCTTTGCTCTGCTGCCTCCGGCGCAACAGTCACCCACCGTGGCGGGGAGCCTAGGAGAGATCCGGCGACCCGCCGGAAGAATGACTGGTCAGAACCGGTGTTGCCTCCGTTGCAGCAGAGCAAAGGCGGCGATGCGGCTGGCCGAGCGACGCGAGGCAGTCACCCAGCGCAGAACCTGGACCTCCGCACCCCCGCGTCACGCGTCGTAGTCGACGACGACCTTGTCGGTGGTCGGGCTGGACTGGCAGGTCAGGACGTAACCCGCCGCCACCTCGTCCGGCTCCAGGGCGTAGTTGCGGGCCATCGTCACCGCACCGTCCACCACCTTGGCCCGGCAGGTGGAGCACACCCCGCCCTTGCAGGCGTACGGCAGCTCGGCACGGACCTTCAGCGCCGCGTCCAGCACCCGCTCGTCCCGGTCCATGGTGAAGGTCGACGAGCGGCCCTCCAGCACGATCGTCACCTCGGCACCGGCCCCCGGCTCGTCGCCGGGACGGCGGACCGGCTCCGGCGGCGCGTCGACGTGGAACAGCTCGGTGCGCACCGCCGACTCCGGCAGGCCGCGCGCGGCCAGCACCGCCTTGGCGTCCAGCACCATCCCGTACGGGCCGCAGAGGAACCACTCCTCGATGGCGTCGCCGGGGACGACGGTGTCCAGCAGCCGGGTCAGCCGCTCGGCGTCGATCCGCCCGGACAGCAGCGCCGACTCGCCCTGCTCCCGGGAGAGCACGTGCACCAGGTGCAGCCGGGTCGGGTAGCGGTCCTTCAGGTCCGCCAGCTCCTCGGCGAACATCACCGTGTTCGCGGTGCGGTTGCCGTACACCAGGGTGAAGGTGCTGGCCGGCTCGACGGCCAGCGCGGTCGCGACCAGCGCGAGCACCGGGGTGATGCCGGAACCGGCGACCACCGCGCCGTAGTGGCGGACCCGGTCCGGCGCGAACGCCGTGGTGAAGTGCCCCAGCGGCGGCAGCACCTCGACGGTGTCGCCGCGGCGCAGCGCGCCGCAGGCGAACGCGGAGAAGGCGCCGCCGGGGACCTCCCGCACCCCGATCCGCAGCCGGCCGTGCCGGGCCAGCTCCTCGGGCGTCGAGCAGATCGAGTACGACCGCCGCACGTCCTCGCCGCCGTCGCCGGCCCGTCTCACGGTCAGGTGCTGGCCCGCGGAGAACGCGAAGGTCTCCCGCAGCTCCGCCGGCACGGCGAAGGTGACCGCCACGGAATCGTCGGTGAGCCGGTCGACGACGGCGACGGGCAGCGGGTGGAAGACCGGCCGGCGACGGACCGGTCGGGTGATGGTGACAGTCACAGCGCCTTCAGGTGGTCGAAGGGTTCGGCGCAGGAACGGCAGCGCCAGAGGGCCTTGCACGCGGTGGAGCCGAAGCGGCTGACCTGCTCGGTCTCCACGGAGCCGCAGCGGGGACAGCGGACGGCGAGGGTGAGCGGCACGACGGTGCCCGTCCGGACCGGGTGCGGCGGGGCGATGCCGGCCGCGGCGAGCTTGGCCCGCCCCTGGTCGGAGATCCAGTCGGTGCTCCAGGCCGGGCTGTGCACCGTCCGGACCTCGGCGTCCGGATGCCCGGCGGCGGCCAGGGCCCGGCGGATGTCCGACCGGATCACGTCCATCGCCGGGCAGCCGGTGTAGGTGGGGGTGATGGTGACGACGACCCGACCGGTGGCCGGATCCTCCTCGACCGCCCGCAGGATGCCCAGCTCGTCGATGGTGATCACCCGGATCTCCGGATCCACCACCGACGCCGCGGCTTCCCTCGGAGTCATCACCACCTGGCCCCGGGGTGGGCGCGGTGCAGCACCTGCATCTCGGCCAGCAGATAGGACAGGTGCTCGCTGTGCACGCCGTCCCGCCCGCCGCCGGGCATCCAGCCGTCCGCCGGGCGGGTCAGGGTGGCCTCGTCCAGCACGGCGGAGACGACGGCGTCGAAGTCGGCCCGCAGGGTGGCCGGGTCGACCGGCGCCGCCGGGTCCGCCGTGAAGAGCTCATGGGTGTACGGCCACACCTCGTCGACGGCGGCCTGCATGCGCCGGTGCGACTCCTCGGTGCCGTCGCCGAGCCGCTTCACCCAGAGCGAGGCGTGGTCCAGGTGGTACGCCGACTCCTTGCGCGCCTTCGCCCCGATCGCGGCCAGCCGCTCGTCGGCGCAGCCGGCCAGCGCGGTGTAGAGCGGCAGCTGCCAGGCCGACAGGAAGAGCAGCTTCGCCATGGTCACCGCGTAGTCGCCGTTGGGCAGCTCGACCAGGAGGCAGTTGCGGAACTCCCGGTCGTCGCGCAGGTAGGCCAGCGCGTCCTCGTCCCGGCCGGCACCCTCCAGCTCCCCCGCGTACGTCAGCAGGAGGCGGGCCGCGCCGAGCTGGTCGAGGGCGATGTTGGCCAGCGCGATGTCCTCCTCCATCTCCGGCGCCCGGGTGGTCCACTCGGCGAGCCGCTGCGCCGCGATCAGCGCGTCGTCGCCGAGGGAGAGGACGAAATCGAACAGCTCGCTCACAGGTGGGCCACCCCGTCCGGCACCTCGTAGAAGGTGGGGTGGCGGTAGACCTTGTCGGCGGCCGGGTCGAAGAAGGCGTCCTTCTCGTCCGGGCTGGACGCGGTGATCGCGCCCGCCGGCACCACCCAGATGGAGACGCCCTCCTGGCGGCGGGTGTAGAGGTCGCGGGCGTTGCGCAGGGCCAGCTCCGCGTCGGGGGCGTGCAGGCTGCCGACGTGGGTGTGCGACAGTCCGCGCCGCGCCCGCACGAAGACCTCCCAGAGCGGCGAAGGATTCCCCGCGCCGAGCTGACCGGGTCGCTCACTACGCTCGCTCACGCGGCCACCTTCTCCTTCTGTTCCGACCGCTTGGCGGCGTACGCCGCGGCGGCCTCGCGTACCCAGGCGCCCTCGGCGTGGGCGGCCCGGCGGTGTTCCATCCGCTGCCGGTTGCACGGGCCGTTGCCCTTGATCACCTGCATCAGCTCGTCGTAGTCGGGCTGGGTGTAGTCGTACGCCTGCCGCTCGTCGTTCCAGCGCAGGTCGGGGTCGGGGAGGGTGAGGCCGAGGATCTCGGCCTGCTGGACGCACATGTCCACGAAGCGCTGGCGCAGCTCGTCGTTGGAGAACCGCTTGATCTTCCAGGCCATCGACTGGGCGGAGTGCGTCGAGTCGCCGTCCGGCGGGCCGAACATCGCCAGCGACGGGTACCACCAGCGGTCGACGGCGTCCTGCGCCATCGCCTTCTGCCCGGGGGTGCCGTGCGCCAGGGTGTGCAGGATCTCGTAGCCCTGGCGCTGGTGGAACGACTCCTCCTTGCAGACCCGGATCATCGCGCGGGCGTACGGGCCGTAGGAGCAGCGGCAGAGCGGGACCTGGTTGACGATCGCCGCGCCGTCCACCAGCCAGCCGATGGCACCCACGTCGGCCCAGGTCAGCGTCGGGTAGTTGAAGATCGAGCTGTACTTCTGCCGGCCGCCCAGGAGCAGCTCGACCAGCTCGTCCCGGCTGATGCCGAGGGTCTCCGCGGCGGCGTAGAGATAGAGACCGTGGCCGGCCTCGTCCTGCACCTTGGCCAGCAGGATCGCCTTGCGCTTGAGCGAGGGGGCCCGGCTGATCCAGTTCCCCTCGGGCTGCATGCCGATGATCTCGGAGTGCGCGTGCTGGGCGATCTGCCGGATCAGCGTCTTCCGGTACGCCTCGGGCATCCAGTCGCGCGGTTCGATCTTCTGGTCGGCGTCGATGACGTCGGCGAAGTACGCCGCGAGGTCCTCGTCCGGAGCGGGTCCACCGCGGCGGGCCCGGGCGGCGGCCTCGCGCAGTGCCGCCTCCGCCGCCTCGACCTCGCCGAGCAGGCCACCGCCGGGCGCGTCGTCGGGCGCGGAGAAGTCGTTGCCATACATGGAGCCAGTGTTACAGCTCGCGCCCGATGACACCAGAGGGTGTAACAGGAAACCGGACACACCTTCCGTGACCGGATGACCGCTTCCGGTGAACGTCCCTGACCTGCGCAAACCTGTGAGTTGGGCCACGACCGGAAGATGAATCCTCGCAACGGTGGCATAGCGGTCCATTGCCCCGCCTTCGCGGCGAGTTGGCGGGCCTCAGGTTCTGGCGCCCGGCCTGTCC
This genomic interval from Micromonospora sp. CCTCC AA 2012012 contains the following:
- the paaC gene encoding 1,2-phenylacetyl-CoA epoxidase subunit PaaC; this encodes MSELFDFVLSLGDDALIAAQRLAEWTTRAPEMEEDIALANIALDQLGAARLLLTYAGELEGAGRDEDALAYLRDDREFRNCLLVELPNGDYAVTMAKLLFLSAWQLPLYTALAGCADERLAAIGAKARKESAYHLDHASLWVKRLGDGTEESHRRMQAAVDEVWPYTHELFTADPAAPVDPATLRADFDAVVSAVLDEATLTRPADGWMPGGGRDGVHSEHLSYLLAEMQVLHRAHPGARW
- the paaB gene encoding 1,2-phenylacetyl-CoA epoxidase subunit PaaB, with protein sequence MSERSERPGQLGAGNPSPLWEVFVRARRGLSHTHVGSLHAPDAELALRNARDLYTRRQEGVSIWVVPAGAITASSPDEKDAFFDPAADKVYRHPTFYEVPDGVAHL
- the paaA gene encoding 1,2-phenylacetyl-CoA epoxidase subunit PaaA is translated as MYGNDFSAPDDAPGGGLLGEVEAAEAALREAAARARRGGPAPDEDLAAYFADVIDADQKIEPRDWMPEAYRKTLIRQIAQHAHSEIIGMQPEGNWISRAPSLKRKAILLAKVQDEAGHGLYLYAAAETLGISRDELVELLLGGRQKYSSIFNYPTLTWADVGAIGWLVDGAAIVNQVPLCRCSYGPYARAMIRVCKEESFHQRQGYEILHTLAHGTPGQKAMAQDAVDRWWYPSLAMFGPPDGDSTHSAQSMAWKIKRFSNDELRQRFVDMCVQQAEILGLTLPDPDLRWNDERQAYDYTQPDYDELMQVIKGNGPCNRQRMEHRRAAHAEGAWVREAAAAYAAKRSEQKEKVAA